The Kazachstania africana CBS 2517 chromosome 8, complete genome genome contains a region encoding:
- the KAFR0H01190 gene encoding uncharacterized protein (similar to Saccharomyces cerevisiae YBL029W; ancestral locus Anc_3.314): MFSQNFEEINFFENESVLNTVNDFTINQLDSQNLNDQCDFTSALQYPIHSIDIGVQFQDFDLSVKSKPNDYNNFEFVQPHSYTNQVASPSLSNTKSEVSFSSTSSLSSVFNNNDSPISDINLNPNIQFKTAFNSMESNEFFIPSQIEKVLSNTPDNNADQNRETFTVEMFESRSKRSHKLKNESTKRRKSRKTSLSYSGNSLGKKVSDSRLSAQGLAEVLKLDTPQEALKRERYILDIFQNELHYPLGYKTWIRDTDKVERAELIEKLYDRVKSKYPEYDHNILETIIRRATYYMMQSRLRRERRAKVKSVDSD, encoded by the coding sequence ATGTTCTCTCagaattttgaagaaattaatttctttgaaaatgagTCAGTATTAAATACAGTTAATGATTTCACTATTAATCAACTGGATtcacaaaatttaaatgatcAATGCGATTTTACTTCTGCATTACAATATCCTATACATTCCATAGATATCGGTGtacaatttcaagattttgatttatccGTTAAATCAAAGCCAAATGATTACAATAATTTCGAATTTGTTCAACCTCATTCTTACACAAATCAAGTGGCGTCaccttcattatcaaatacAAAATCTGaagtatcattttcatcaacttcatcattatcgTCGGtgtttaataataatgactCACCAATTTCAGATATAAATTTAAACCCTAATATACAATTCAAGACAGCGTTCAATAGTATGGAATCGAATGAATTCTTTATCCCATCGCAAATAGAGAAAGTTTTATCGAATACACCCGATAATAATGCAGATCAAAATAGGGAAACATTTACAGTTGAAATGTTCGAATCAAGATCTAAAAGATCgcataaattgaaaaatgaatctacaaagagaagaaaaagcaGAAAAACTTCTTTATCCTATAGCGGGAACTCATTGGGTAAGAAAGTTTCTGATTCAAGACTCTCTGCTCAAGGTTTAGCCGAAGTGTTGAAATTAGATACCCCACAGGAAGCACTCAAGAGAGAGCGTTACATCTTggatattttccaaaatgaaTTGCATTACCCATTAGGTTATAAAACATGGATCCGTGATACAGATAAAGTTGAAAGAGCggaattgattgaaaaattatatgatAGAgttaaatcaaaatatccAGAATATGATcataatattcttgaaaccATTATCAGAAGAGCTACTTATTACATGATGCAAAGTAGACTAAGAAGAGAAAGGAGGGCAAAGGTGAAAAGTGTTGACTCTGATTGA
- the KAFR0H01200 gene encoding uncharacterized protein (similar to Saccharomyces cerevisiae YBL028C; ancestral locus Anc_3.313), protein MAKSLRAKSHLKAKSVKRNAEFQKVVDERGKRISEKLQQDLINQKVKQLKEQDPTKDAMEIEEISNDNIEKEGEPVKVSTSGWRDARHHNYKRNKKLRKTKKKGSFTKF, encoded by the coding sequence atggCCAAATCACTACGAGCTAAGAGTCACTTAAAGGCTAAATCTGTCAAACGTAATGCAGAATTCCAGAAAGTGGTCGATGAACGTGGAAAGAGaatatctgaaaaattgcaGCAAGATTTAATCAACCAAAAAGTgaaacaattgaaagaacAAGATCCAACTAAGGATGCTatggaaattgaagaaataagTAATGACAACATAGAAAAAGAGGGCGAACCTGTAAAGGTAAGCACATCTGGTTGGAGAGATGCCAGACATCACAACTACAAGAGAAATAAGAAACTAAGAAAAACTAAGAAGAAGGGCtcttttaccaaattttaG
- the RPL19B gene encoding 60S ribosomal protein eL19 (similar to Saccharomyces cerevisiae RPL19B (YBL027W) and RPL19A (YBR084C-A); ancestral locus Anc_3.312), with amino-acid sequence MANLRTQKRLAASVIGVGKRKVWLDPNETTELAQANSRSAIRRLVKNGTIVKKAVTVHSRSRTRAYALSKRAGRHTGYGKRKGTKEARLPSQVVWIRRLRVLRRLLAKYRDAGKIDKHLYHTLYKEAKGNAFKHKRALVEHIIQAKADAQREKALAEEAEARRMKNRAARERRAQRVAEKREALLKEDI; translated from the exons AT GGCTAACTTACGTACACAAAAGAGACTTGCTGCTTCCGTCATCGGTGTTGGTAAGAGAAAGGTCTGGTTAGATCCAAATGAAACTACTGAACTTGCTCAAGCTAACTCCAGAAGTGCTATCAGAAGATTAGTTAAGAACGGTACCATTGTCAAGAAGGCTGTTACCGTTCACTCTAGATCTAGAACTAGAGCTTACGCTTTATCCAAGAGAGCCGGTCGTCACACTGGTTACGGTAAGAGAAAGGGTACCAAGGAAGCTCGTTTACCATCTCAAGTTGTCTGGATCAGAAGATTAAGAGTCTTAAGAAGATTATTAGCTAAATACAGAGACGCTGGTAAGATTGACAAGCACTTATATCACACTTTGTATAAGGAAGCTAAGGGTAACGCCTTCAAGCACAAGAGAGCTTTAGTCGAACATATCATTCAAGCTAAGGCTGATGCTCAACGTGAAAAGGCCTTAGCTGAAGAAGCTGAAGCCAGAAGAATGAAGAACAGAGCTGCTCGTGAAAGAAGAGCTCAAAGAGTCGCTGAAAAGAGAGAAGCCTTATTAAAGGAAGATATTTAA
- the KAFR0H01220 gene encoding uncharacterized protein (similar to Saccharomyces cerevisiae TEC1 (YBR083W); ancestral locus Anc_3.310) codes for MLNDSIPYNHDTPKTMDTNQISSPSRDQQIAYHEQIQYHNYLSLMQGQDKWPYKVENAFTSALRLIMKSGTSKIKVRNKNYGRNELISLYIKYQTGEIRTKKQISSHIQVWKKSILNKMSSNMHLTALDTEMLSLIENGAGQNEQNSKLFYSVFEEIIDALAKRESMNLLHQANYNSQYPQNINGLVPNVQVYVNPYQFQQQQQVILTNPNPGMLQQQYPSNIHPQNWGFNAQNDYGNHYHSDLQTSNSTSMPQQPQQQWRRTNQNENQQTQHHLIFGHVEGNEHPVLPPADRLKLPQGSPPTHFQHITELKSSVLTPRADLLHSQNQNASPINNILRPDHIMSPKPVFPQSSITPIQQLPPAYHNTQPQPPNLNGSLLYMHKNPQMQDQHQPAALLPYQQYFSNQVSASPYQTSQSKPSFSPGIGQLQGPQQSLVQQQERLSQSQLQQQQLHSFNHIPPIHRSPQNE; via the coding sequence ATGCTAAATGACAGCATACCTTACAATCATGATACCCCAAAAACCATGGACACTAATCAAATCAGTAGTCCTTCAAGAGATCAACAAATAGCATATCACGAGCAGATCCAATATCACAATTATTTGTCACTAATGCAAGGACAGGACAAGTGGCCCTACAAAGTTGAGAATGCATTTACTTCCGCATTACGACTGATTATGAAAAGTGGCACCTCCAAAATTAAAgtaagaaataaaaattatggaagaaatgaattgaTATCcttatatatcaaatatcaaaCCGGCGAAATACGAAccaaaaaacaaatttcatCACATATTCAAGTTTGGAAAAAGTCCATCTTAAATAAAATGTCTAGTAACATGCATCTCACCGCCTTAGATACCGAAATGCTAAGCctaattgaaaatggtgCTGGACAAAACGAACAAAATTCTAAGCTTTTCTACTcagtttttgaagaaattattgatgCTTTGGCGAAACGAGAATCTATGAACTTATTACATCAAGCGAATTATAATAGTCAATATcctcaaaatatcaatggTTTAGTTCCTAATGTACAAGTATATGTCAACCcatatcaatttcaacaacagcaacaagTCATCTTGACAAATCCAAACCCAGGTATGTTACAGCAGCAATATCCTTCAAACATCCATCCTCAAAATTGGGGTTTCAATGCTCAGAATGATTATGGAAATCATTATCATAGTGACTTACAAACCTCAAATAGCACTAGCATGCCACAACAACCTCAGCAGCAATGGAGGCGTACCAACCAAAATGAAAACCAGCAAACGCAACACCATTTAATATTTGGCCATGTTGAAGGCAATGAACATCCAGTTTTGCCACCTGCTGATCGGCTGAAGTTACCTCAAGGTTCTCCTCCAACACATTTTCAACATATAACAGAACTGAAATCATCAGTCCTTACGCCAAGAGCTGATCTTTTACACTcccaaaatcaaaatgcATCTCccattaataatattttgagaCCGGATCATATTATGTCGCCAAAACCTGTATTCCCGCAAAGCTCTATTACTCCAATACAGCAATTACCACCAGCATATCATAACACACAACCTCAACCACCAAACCTGAATGGGTCCCTATTGTATATGCATAAAAATCCACAAATGCAGGACCAGCATCAACCAGCTGCTTTACTACCCTATCAGCAATACTTCAGTAATCAAGTATCTGCCTCTCCTTATCAAACCTCTCAATCAAAGCCTAGCTTTTCTCCAGGTATTGGCCAATTGCAAGGACCCCAACAAAGTTTAGTTCAGCAGCAAGAACGGCTTTCTCAGTCTCAATtgcagcaacaacaactgCATTCTTTTAATCATATTCCACCTATTCATAGATCCCCTCAGAATGAGTAA